The Pygocentrus nattereri isolate fPygNat1 chromosome 4, fPygNat1.pri, whole genome shotgun sequence genome includes a window with the following:
- the sf3b6 gene encoding splicing factor 3B subunit 6, translating into MAMQAAKRANIRLPPEVNRILYIRNLPYKITAEEMYDIFGKYGPIRQIRVGNTPETRGTAYVVYEDIFDAKNACDHLSGFNVCNRYLVVLYYNANRAFQKMDTKKKEEQLKLLKEKYGINTDPPK; encoded by the exons ATGGCGATGCAAGCAGCCAAACGCGCGAAC ATTCGCTTGCCTCCTGAGGTGAACAGGATATTGTACATTCGAAACCTTCCATACAAGATCACAGCAGAAGAAATGTATGATATCTTTGGGAAATATGGTCCTATTCGTCAAATCAGAGT TGGGAACACACCAGAAACCAGAGGAACTGCCTATGTCGTCTACGAGGACATCTTTGATGCTAAGAATGCCTGTGACCACCTTTCTGGGTTCAACGTCTGCAACAGATACCTGGTTGTTTTGTACTACAACGCAAACAGA gCATTCCAGAAAATggacacaaagaaaaaagaagagcagcTGAAACTGCTCAAAGAGAAATATGGCATAAATACAGACCCTCCAAAGtag